A genomic segment from Actinoplanes sichuanensis encodes:
- a CDS encoding lipase family protein: MSVRTRLSVALIAAALIGVGGPANAAVVSRGVTVPDFYTPPATLPAADGALIRTEPLPLALSLPGIDGPLPGRATRIMYKSTDSAGNPVAVTGAYLEPAASYRGARPLVVLAPGTMGQGDQCSTSLALQRGLVLGADDGQTTVSIGYEVLAAYRLLAKGIAVVQTDYPGLGTTDRLHTYVNRVDSGHAVLDAARAARALPGTSLTPNSPIGLYGYSQGGGAVASAAELQSTYAPDVKVTATYAGAPPADLAAVTKAIDGSELLGALGWSVNGFAQSEPGLRPLLDRYLSASGKAVLADLSTMCVGDAIFAYAGRRSTAWTTGGKSVTDIINAEPVLQAYIGKQLIGTRKPAGVVRVATGVFDNLVPHGQARTMAASWCRLGGSVVYAPVTLPWTVSPLLNHFGPLLTDQGPAVDWLSQRLAGGTVKSNCGVMPLLP; the protein is encoded by the coding sequence ATGTCCGTACGCACCCGTCTCTCCGTCGCTCTGATCGCTGCCGCGCTGATCGGCGTCGGTGGCCCCGCAAACGCCGCGGTCGTCTCCCGCGGTGTCACCGTTCCCGATTTCTACACACCGCCGGCGACGCTGCCGGCGGCCGACGGCGCCCTGATCCGCACCGAACCGTTGCCGCTCGCGCTGTCCCTGCCCGGCATCGACGGCCCGCTGCCCGGTCGGGCCACCCGGATCATGTACAAGTCCACCGACTCGGCGGGCAACCCGGTCGCCGTCACCGGCGCCTACCTGGAGCCGGCCGCCTCATATCGGGGCGCCCGTCCGCTCGTGGTCCTCGCCCCGGGCACGATGGGCCAGGGTGACCAGTGCTCCACCTCGCTGGCCCTGCAACGCGGGCTGGTCCTCGGCGCCGACGACGGGCAGACCACGGTCTCGATCGGCTACGAGGTGCTGGCCGCCTACCGGCTGCTCGCCAAGGGCATCGCCGTGGTGCAGACCGACTACCCGGGACTCGGCACCACCGACCGGCTGCACACCTACGTCAACCGGGTCGACTCCGGGCACGCCGTGCTCGACGCCGCCCGTGCCGCCCGCGCCCTGCCCGGCACCTCGCTCACCCCGAACTCACCGATCGGGCTCTACGGCTACAGCCAGGGCGGCGGCGCGGTGGCGTCGGCGGCCGAGCTCCAGTCGACGTACGCGCCCGACGTCAAGGTGACCGCCACGTACGCCGGCGCGCCCCCGGCCGACCTGGCCGCCGTCACCAAGGCGATCGACGGCAGTGAGCTGCTCGGCGCGCTGGGCTGGTCGGTCAACGGGTTCGCCCAGTCCGAGCCGGGCCTGCGGCCACTGCTCGACAGATACCTGAGCGCATCCGGAAAGGCCGTCCTGGCCGATCTGTCCACCATGTGCGTGGGTGACGCGATCTTCGCCTACGCGGGCCGCCGCAGCACCGCCTGGACCACCGGCGGGAAGTCGGTCACCGACATCATCAACGCCGAGCCGGTGCTGCAGGCGTACATCGGGAAGCAGTTGATCGGCACCCGGAAACCGGCCGGTGTGGTCCGGGTGGCGACCGGAGTCTTCGACAACCTGGTGCCGCACGGCCAGGCCCGTACCATGGCCGCGTCCTGGTGCCGCCTCGGCGGCTCGGTGGTCTACGCCCCGGTGACCCTGCCGTGGACGGTGAGTCCGCTGCTCAACCATTTCGGCCCGCTGCTCACCGACCAGGGCCCGGCGGTCGACTGGCTGTCCCAGCGCCTGGCCGGCGGCACGGTGAAGAGCAACTGCGGGGTCATGCCGCTGCTGCCCTGA
- a CDS encoding sensor histidine kinase → MTAHVIEDPERLRALRATGLLEHGTVVTGLDRLTRLATRLLDVPAGVVTLIEPDRQVFASHCGLTGELAENRQTPIAYSFCQYVVADSAPMVVRDARTDERLSGNPAIGEYQAIAYAGFPLRGPDGHVLGSFCVFDGEPRAWTDRDVAVLGDLAQEAEAEIALRVSQGQLLLAAARTQAILDTCPDAFISMDHAGRVTAWNHAAELLFDFPTAEALGRLLAELIIPESFRQAHTLGLARVAETGASVLVGQRTELTAVNRGGREFPVEMSLSVDTSGDRPMFHAFVHDISDRRAEQQKLAEERSFLEALLDSLDTGVVACGSDGRLRLFNRALREAHDATEEPLGPEDWARTYQLYGADGRTPLEPAEVPLARAFAGEQVHGEQLVVRPPGRPLTRYTTNARPIQLADGRRAGAVAAMHDITAAYRADRLLRCQHAAAAALAEATTAGQAAAAAVAAVGEQLGWACAEYWEVDEEREHVVRVSSWARPGLNLAAFTGTGPLTFERGQGLVGLVWKRGAEVWSSRIAEEADQPGRLREAVRAGLVTGIGLPVRSGRRCAGVIAFYLDEPTPCDPDVLDMLRVVAAQVSRFVERRRAEDLTLALSAARRDLDRMIEHVDDYLWTVQVHPDGRVESVYASPNGTGVFGSVLPVDADMAEVLAARVHPEDRPLFVGFHETVRTGQAAEVEVRVIGFDGVVRWVWTRATCRHDDGRLFVDGICTNITERRELADQREQHVVQLERLDRMKDELVAVVSHELRNPIGVIAAYTEELLDDPALAGRRELQVIERSSAHLLNLVQDLLDLARLDAGHDTIDPRPVTVARLLREAVQAHQPSAATANVTITADLAPVPIVDGDAGRLRQVLDNLLSNAVKYTPAGGTVTVTSRDDGDTVTITIADTGIGIPAEQYPKLFTRFFRASTATSRGIKGTGLGLAVTQAIVTAHHGTITARPRPRGGTEFVVTLPVRAAAA, encoded by the coding sequence GTGACGGCTCACGTGATCGAGGATCCGGAGCGGCTGCGGGCTCTGCGCGCGACCGGGCTGCTCGAGCACGGCACGGTCGTGACCGGGCTGGATCGACTCACCCGGCTGGCGACCCGCCTGCTCGATGTTCCGGCCGGTGTGGTCACCCTGATCGAGCCGGACCGGCAGGTCTTCGCCAGTCACTGCGGGCTGACCGGGGAACTGGCCGAGAACCGGCAGACCCCGATCGCCTATTCCTTCTGCCAGTACGTCGTGGCGGACTCCGCTCCGATGGTGGTACGCGATGCCCGTACCGATGAGAGGCTCTCCGGAAATCCGGCGATCGGTGAGTATCAGGCGATCGCCTATGCCGGATTTCCGCTTCGTGGCCCGGACGGGCACGTCCTCGGGTCGTTCTGTGTGTTCGACGGCGAACCGCGGGCCTGGACCGACCGTGACGTCGCGGTCCTCGGTGATCTCGCGCAGGAGGCCGAGGCGGAGATCGCGCTGCGGGTCAGTCAGGGGCAGCTGCTGCTGGCCGCGGCCCGCACCCAGGCGATCCTGGACACCTGCCCGGACGCGTTCATCTCGATGGACCACGCCGGCCGGGTGACCGCCTGGAACCATGCCGCCGAGCTGCTGTTCGACTTCCCGACGGCCGAGGCCCTGGGTCGCCTGCTGGCCGAGTTGATCATCCCGGAGTCGTTTCGGCAGGCGCACACGCTCGGCCTGGCGCGGGTCGCCGAGACCGGTGCGTCGGTGCTGGTCGGGCAGCGCACCGAACTGACCGCCGTGAACCGGGGCGGGCGGGAGTTCCCGGTGGAGATGAGCCTGTCCGTGGACACCTCCGGGGACCGGCCGATGTTCCACGCGTTCGTGCACGACATCAGCGACCGCCGGGCCGAGCAGCAGAAGCTCGCCGAGGAGCGGTCGTTCCTGGAGGCGCTGCTCGACAGCCTGGACACCGGGGTGGTGGCCTGCGGCAGCGACGGGCGGCTGCGGCTGTTCAACCGGGCGCTGCGGGAGGCGCACGACGCCACCGAGGAGCCGCTCGGCCCGGAGGACTGGGCGCGGACCTATCAGCTGTACGGGGCCGACGGTCGGACCCCGCTCGAGCCCGCAGAGGTGCCGCTGGCCCGCGCGTTCGCCGGCGAGCAGGTGCACGGTGAGCAGCTGGTGGTGCGCCCGCCGGGACGCCCGCTGACCCGGTACACGACGAATGCCCGGCCGATCCAGTTGGCGGACGGCCGCCGGGCCGGTGCGGTCGCCGCCATGCACGACATCACCGCCGCGTACCGGGCCGACCGGCTGCTGCGCTGCCAGCACGCGGCCGCGGCGGCGCTGGCCGAGGCGACCACCGCGGGTCAGGCCGCCGCCGCGGCCGTCGCCGCGGTCGGGGAGCAGCTCGGCTGGGCGTGCGCCGAGTACTGGGAGGTCGACGAGGAGCGCGAGCACGTGGTGCGGGTCAGCTCCTGGGCTCGTCCCGGCCTGAACCTGGCCGCGTTCACCGGCACCGGCCCGCTCACCTTCGAACGCGGGCAGGGCCTGGTCGGCCTGGTCTGGAAACGCGGCGCCGAGGTGTGGAGCAGCCGGATCGCCGAGGAGGCCGACCAGCCCGGCAGGCTGCGGGAGGCGGTACGGGCCGGGCTGGTCACCGGGATCGGCCTGCCGGTGCGCAGCGGCCGCCGCTGCGCCGGGGTGATCGCCTTCTACCTGGACGAGCCGACGCCGTGCGACCCGGACGTGCTGGACATGCTGCGGGTGGTGGCCGCCCAGGTGAGCCGGTTCGTGGAACGCCGCCGCGCCGAGGATCTGACGCTGGCCCTGTCCGCCGCCCGCCGTGACCTGGACCGGATGATCGAGCACGTCGACGACTACCTGTGGACCGTGCAGGTGCATCCGGACGGGCGGGTCGAGTCGGTCTACGCCAGCCCGAACGGCACCGGTGTGTTCGGCTCGGTGCTGCCCGTCGACGCCGACATGGCCGAGGTTCTCGCCGCCCGCGTGCATCCCGAGGACCGGCCGCTGTTCGTCGGGTTCCACGAGACCGTCCGCACCGGGCAAGCGGCCGAGGTCGAGGTCCGGGTGATCGGCTTCGACGGGGTGGTCCGCTGGGTGTGGACCCGGGCGACCTGCCGGCACGACGACGGCCGCCTGTTCGTGGACGGCATCTGCACGAACATCACCGAACGCCGGGAGCTGGCCGACCAGCGGGAGCAGCACGTCGTACAGCTGGAGCGGCTGGACCGGATGAAGGACGAACTGGTCGCGGTGGTCAGTCACGAGCTGCGCAACCCGATCGGGGTGATCGCCGCCTACACCGAGGAGCTGCTCGACGATCCGGCCCTGGCCGGTCGGCGTGAGCTGCAGGTCATCGAACGCAGCAGCGCCCACCTGCTGAACCTGGTCCAGGACCTGCTCGACCTGGCCCGACTGGACGCCGGTCACGACACCATCGACCCGCGGCCGGTCACCGTGGCTCGGCTGCTGCGCGAGGCGGTGCAGGCGCACCAGCCGTCGGCGGCGACCGCGAACGTCACGATCACCGCCGACCTGGCCCCGGTGCCGATCGTCGACGGCGACGCCGGGCGGCTGCGGCAGGTGCTGGACAACCTGCTGTCGAACGCGGTCAAGTACACCCCGGCCGGCGGCACGGTGACGGTGACCAGCCGCGACGACGGCGACACGGTGACGATCACGATCGCCGACACCGGTATCGGCATCCCCGCCGAGCAGTACCCGAAGCTGTTCACCAGGTTCTTCCGGGCCAGCACGGCGACCAGCCGGGGCATCAAGGGCACCGGCCTCGGGCTGGCCGTGACGCAGGCCATCGTGACCGCGCATCACGGCACCATCACCGCCCGGCCGCGCCCGCGGGGCGGAACCGAGTTCGTCGTCACGCTGCCGGTCAGGGCAGCAGCGGCATGA
- a CDS encoding gamma carbonic anhydrase family protein, which yields MIEIGGHVPQASPTTWIAPGAIVAGRVTVGPDSSVWYHTVIRADLDAISIGAGTNLQDGVVVHADPGHPASIGDHVSVGHRAVLHGCVIEDDVLIGMGAIVMNGARVGARSIIAAGALIPEGVTIPAGSLVLGAPGRVRRETTADEHAAIAANALVYVELAKQHQAATDTTSPSTSPSPSPSPSPSPSPSPSSSPSSSSSTSSSSSAEVE from the coding sequence ATGATCGAGATCGGCGGCCACGTCCCGCAAGCCTCGCCCACCACCTGGATCGCGCCGGGTGCGATCGTCGCCGGCCGGGTCACCGTCGGCCCGGACAGCAGCGTCTGGTACCACACCGTCATCCGCGCCGACCTGGACGCGATCAGCATCGGCGCCGGCACGAATCTCCAGGACGGCGTGGTGGTGCACGCCGATCCGGGTCATCCGGCGAGCATCGGCGACCACGTCAGCGTCGGCCATCGCGCGGTCCTGCACGGCTGCGTCATCGAGGACGACGTCCTGATCGGCATGGGTGCGATCGTGATGAACGGCGCCCGCGTCGGTGCCCGTTCGATCATCGCCGCGGGCGCCCTGATCCCGGAGGGCGTGACGATTCCGGCCGGATCACTCGTGCTCGGCGCTCCGGGCAGGGTGCGCCGGGAGACCACCGCCGACGAGCACGCCGCGATCGCCGCCAACGCCCTGGTCTACGTCGAGTTGGCGAAGCAGCATCAGGCGGCGACCGACACGACCTCGCCTTCGACCTCGCCCTCGCCTTCGCCCTCGCCTTCGCCCTCGCCTTCGCCCTCGCCTTCGTCCTCGCCTTCGTCCTCGTCCTCGACCTCGTCCTCGTCCTCGGCCGAGGTCGAATAG
- a CDS encoding ricin-type beta-trefoil lectin domain protein has product MHRPALLGAALLLAATLSPTPGYAAGFAAPPAPQPAAGTPALSPGMIAAMQRDLGLDADEIAERLTVEAAAPVVEKRLRAQLGKRFAGAWIPAGATRLTVAVTSAADATAVRAEGAVPKLVERGESDLAATRSKLDERGGAAPDSVHGWYVDPASNSVVITAAPGTEAQARKFAEAGGATGVTVRTTTAARPQPMYDTRGGDQYVINGNTLCSVGFSVAGGFVTAGHCGGTGSPTLGFNNVAQGTFAGSSFPGNDYAWVRTNGNWVSQPWVNNYSGGNVLVAGSQEAAIGSSICRSGRTTGWRCGTLLGKNETINYAQGAVSGLSRSNACAQPGDSGGSWISGNQAQGVTSGGSGDCTSGGTMWFQPVNEILSVYGLSLTTSGGGGGGAVISNWNNKCLDVPNGDFADGVLVQMWNCNGSAAQRWEAVGGTLRTGNNKCLDVPWGSTANGVILQIVTCSGNPAQQWVLSAAGDLVNPQANKCIDIRDWNDTEGARVQLWDCAGTLNQKWRRG; this is encoded by the coding sequence ATGCACCGTCCCGCACTGCTCGGCGCCGCGCTCCTCCTGGCCGCCACCCTGAGTCCGACCCCCGGCTACGCCGCTGGATTCGCCGCGCCACCAGCGCCGCAACCCGCCGCCGGCACCCCGGCACTCTCCCCCGGCATGATCGCCGCCATGCAACGCGATCTCGGCCTCGACGCCGACGAGATCGCCGAGCGGCTGACCGTCGAGGCCGCCGCCCCGGTCGTCGAGAAACGGCTGCGGGCCCAGCTCGGCAAACGGTTCGCCGGCGCCTGGATCCCGGCCGGCGCCACCCGCTTGACCGTGGCCGTCACCAGCGCCGCCGACGCCACCGCGGTCCGCGCCGAGGGTGCCGTCCCGAAGCTGGTCGAACGCGGTGAGAGCGACCTCGCCGCGACCCGGTCCAAGCTCGACGAGCGCGGCGGCGCCGCCCCCGACAGCGTGCACGGCTGGTACGTCGATCCGGCCTCGAACAGCGTCGTCATCACCGCCGCGCCCGGCACCGAGGCCCAGGCCCGGAAGTTCGCCGAGGCCGGTGGCGCGACCGGAGTCACCGTCCGGACCACCACGGCGGCCCGCCCGCAGCCGATGTACGACACCCGCGGCGGCGACCAGTACGTGATCAACGGCAACACGCTGTGCTCGGTCGGGTTCTCGGTGGCCGGCGGTTTCGTCACGGCCGGACACTGCGGCGGGACCGGCAGCCCCACCCTCGGCTTCAACAACGTCGCGCAGGGCACGTTCGCCGGCTCGTCCTTCCCCGGAAACGACTACGCCTGGGTGCGTACCAACGGCAACTGGGTCTCCCAGCCGTGGGTCAACAACTACTCCGGCGGGAACGTACTGGTCGCCGGTTCGCAGGAGGCCGCGATCGGCAGCTCGATCTGCCGCTCCGGACGGACCACCGGCTGGCGCTGCGGCACCCTGCTGGGCAAGAACGAGACGATCAACTACGCGCAGGGCGCGGTCTCCGGACTGAGCCGCAGCAACGCGTGCGCGCAGCCCGGCGACTCCGGCGGGTCGTGGATCTCCGGCAACCAGGCACAGGGCGTCACCTCCGGTGGCTCGGGTGACTGCACCTCCGGCGGCACCATGTGGTTCCAGCCGGTCAACGAGATCCTTTCGGTGTACGGCCTGTCGCTGACCACCTCGGGCGGCGGCGGTGGCGGCGCCGTGATCAGCAACTGGAACAACAAGTGCCTCGACGTGCCGAACGGTGACTTCGCCGACGGTGTGCTGGTCCAGATGTGGAACTGCAACGGCTCGGCGGCACAGCGCTGGGAGGCGGTCGGCGGCACCCTGCGCACCGGCAACAACAAGTGCCTCGACGTGCCGTGGGGCTCGACCGCCAACGGGGTGATCCTGCAGATCGTCACGTGCAGCGGCAACCCGGCCCAGCAGTGGGTGCTCAGCGCCGCCGGTGACCTGGTCAACCCGCAGGCGAACAAGTGCATCGACATCCGGGACTGGAACGACACCGAGGGCGCCCGGGTGCAGCTCTGGGACTGCGCCGGAACCCTCAACCAGAAGTGGCGTCGCGGCTGA
- a CDS encoding ABC transporter substrate-binding protein produces the protein MSVRSNRWRPAAAVLGAAMVLAGAGACAKSEESPAGSAAGPAPAASQVVQSAAPGAATCTIDQYGGTKVDLKTAKVGFSQSEKEANPFRIAETRSIEDEAARLGITNLTTANANSQFNKQISDVEQMIDSGVQLLIIAPLNSDGWDSVFAKASAKKVPIVTIDRKINATACKDYLTFIGSDFAEQGKRAADEMAKALGNKGEVAILLGAPGNNVTTLRTSGFKDQIAKVAPDIKVTFEQTGNFSREEGQKVAEQLLQSNPDINGIYGENDEMALGAVTALKGAGKKAGDVKIVSIDGTEGAVQGIVDGWISAVIESNPRFGPLAFETATKFFGGEAVGQDIIIADRAYDTTNAKTDIGSAY, from the coding sequence ATGAGTGTTCGGTCGAACAGGTGGCGGCCTGCGGCCGCCGTGCTCGGTGCTGCCATGGTGCTGGCCGGAGCGGGCGCCTGCGCCAAGTCCGAGGAGAGCCCGGCCGGCAGTGCCGCGGGCCCGGCGCCGGCTGCCTCGCAGGTCGTCCAGTCGGCCGCCCCCGGCGCCGCCACCTGCACCATCGACCAGTACGGCGGCACGAAGGTCGATCTCAAGACGGCCAAGGTCGGCTTCTCCCAGTCGGAGAAGGAGGCCAACCCGTTCCGGATCGCCGAGACTCGGTCCATCGAGGACGAAGCCGCCAGGCTGGGTATCACCAACCTCACAACAGCGAACGCGAACTCACAGTTCAACAAGCAGATCAGCGACGTCGAGCAGATGATCGACTCGGGCGTGCAGCTGCTGATCATCGCACCGCTCAACTCCGACGGCTGGGACTCGGTCTTCGCCAAGGCGTCGGCCAAGAAGGTCCCGATCGTCACGATCGACCGCAAGATCAACGCCACCGCCTGCAAGGACTACCTGACCTTCATCGGCTCCGACTTCGCCGAGCAGGGCAAGCGCGCCGCCGACGAGATGGCCAAGGCGCTGGGCAACAAGGGCGAGGTCGCGATCCTGCTCGGCGCGCCCGGCAACAACGTGACGACCCTGCGGACCAGCGGTTTCAAGGACCAGATCGCCAAGGTCGCCCCGGATATCAAGGTCACCTTCGAGCAGACCGGCAACTTCTCCCGCGAGGAGGGCCAGAAGGTCGCCGAGCAGTTGCTCCAGTCCAACCCCGACATCAACGGCATCTACGGCGAGAACGACGAGATGGCCCTCGGCGCGGTCACCGCGCTCAAGGGCGCGGGCAAGAAGGCCGGCGACGTCAAGATCGTGTCGATCGACGGCACCGAGGGCGCGGTCCAGGGCATCGTCGACGGCTGGATCTCCGCGGTCATCGAGTCCAACCCGCGCTTCGGCCCGCTGGCCTTCGAGACCGCGACCAAGTTCTTCGGCGGCGAGGCGGTCGGCCAGGACATCATCATCGCCGACCGGGCCTACGACACCACCAACGCCAAGACCGACATCGGCAGCGCCTACTGA
- a CDS encoding sugar ABC transporter ATP-binding protein, translating to MTLLEVTGVSKSFPGVRALDDVSFTLRPGEVHALVGENGAGKSTLIKVLTGVYQPDAGSLRYQGRPVSFAAPMDAQRAGISTIYQEVNLIPLMSVAQNLFLGREPRDSLGLIDRRRMEREARDVLADYGVTTDVRRRLGTLALGAQQMVALARAVMIEAKVVIMDEPTSSLEPREVQTLFSVIRRLHGQGIGIVYVSHRMDELYEICDSVTILRDGRLVHTGKLADLERIELVSMMLGREMSPTRRQGFTAFAGDHDTDGDARPVLRVTGLTSRTRLHDISFDVRPGEVVGLGGLLGAGRSETIKAIGGAYPIDSGTVEVDGTDLKRPTTVQAVAAGIAVQPEDRKAEGIVAGLSVRDNIALAVLPRMSRLGIVSDARIDRIVERYMTRLRIKASGPDQLVGNLSGGNQQKVLLARLLATDPKILLLDEPTRGIDVGAKAEVQSLIDELAGEGLGVVLVSSDAEELVEGSDRVVVLRDGVVVGHLTGDQVTTEDLMAGIAAAAPSEEHS from the coding sequence GTGACGCTGCTCGAAGTCACCGGCGTGTCCAAGAGTTTCCCCGGGGTCCGCGCGCTCGACGACGTGTCCTTCACCCTGCGGCCCGGCGAGGTGCACGCCCTCGTCGGTGAGAACGGCGCCGGCAAGTCCACCCTGATCAAGGTGCTGACCGGCGTCTACCAGCCGGACGCGGGCTCGCTGCGCTACCAGGGTCGGCCGGTGTCGTTCGCCGCTCCGATGGACGCCCAGCGCGCCGGGATCTCCACGATCTATCAGGAGGTCAACCTCATCCCGCTGATGAGTGTGGCCCAGAACCTGTTCCTCGGCCGGGAACCCCGTGACTCCCTCGGCCTGATCGACCGCCGCCGGATGGAACGCGAGGCCCGCGACGTCCTCGCCGACTACGGCGTCACCACCGACGTACGCCGCCGGCTCGGCACCCTGGCACTCGGCGCGCAGCAGATGGTCGCCCTGGCCCGGGCCGTGATGATCGAGGCGAAGGTCGTCATCATGGACGAGCCGACCTCCTCACTCGAACCGCGTGAGGTGCAGACGCTGTTCTCGGTGATCCGCCGGCTGCACGGCCAGGGCATCGGCATCGTCTACGTGTCGCACCGGATGGACGAGCTCTACGAGATCTGCGACTCGGTCACCATCCTGCGCGACGGCCGGCTGGTCCACACCGGAAAGCTCGCCGACCTGGAACGCATCGAACTCGTGTCGATGATGCTCGGCCGGGAGATGTCGCCGACCCGGCGGCAGGGCTTCACCGCGTTCGCCGGTGACCACGACACCGACGGCGACGCCCGGCCGGTCCTCCGGGTCACCGGGCTGACCAGCCGGACCAGGCTGCACGACATCAGCTTCGACGTGCGGCCCGGCGAGGTCGTCGGGCTGGGCGGGCTGCTCGGTGCCGGGCGCAGCGAGACGATCAAGGCGATCGGTGGGGCGTACCCGATCGACTCCGGAACCGTCGAGGTCGACGGCACCGACTTGAAACGGCCGACCACCGTCCAGGCCGTCGCCGCGGGCATCGCCGTGCAGCCGGAGGACCGCAAGGCCGAGGGCATCGTGGCCGGCCTGTCGGTCCGCGACAACATCGCCCTGGCCGTGCTGCCACGCATGTCGCGCCTCGGCATCGTCTCGGACGCCAGGATCGACCGGATCGTCGAGCGGTACATGACCCGGCTGCGGATCAAGGCGTCCGGCCCGGACCAACTGGTCGGCAACCTGTCCGGCGGCAACCAGCAGAAGGTGCTGCTCGCCCGCCTGCTCGCCACCGACCCCAAGATCCTGCTGCTAGACGAGCCCACCCGCGGCATCGATGTCGGCGCCAAGGCCGAGGTGCAGAGCCTGATCGACGAACTGGCCGGGGAGGGCCTGGGCGTCGTCCTGGTCTCCTCCGACGCCGAAGAACTGGTCGAGGGCTCGGACCGGGTGGTGGTACTGCGCGACGGCGTGGTCGTCGGCCACCTCACCGGCGACCAGGTGACCACCGAAGACCTGATGGCCGGCATCGCCGCGGCAGCACCCTCCGAGGAACACTCATGA
- a CDS encoding ABC transporter permease produces the protein MTTSTLSARRTDVRSWLPEYGVYLAVGLLVLYNVFFTPYFLTLSNLRIQLIQVAPIVIVALGMALVIGTEGIDLSVGSVMALAAALIPLYLGYGVVAAIGVSLAAGIAVGLINGVLVARVGLQPIVATLAVFVGGRGLAVVISDGQLKDIRNPELLYLGSGDLLGIPVLVWIAAVLVAIVAFVLRRTVFGRRLLAVGGNRRATELAGLPVKRVLITVYVVCAVLASIAGLLSVARIQSSDASAVGLLIELSAITAVVVGGTPLTGGKVRILGTVAGALLMQLVIATMIKHDLGPSTAEMAQAVIILVAVYVARERKTR, from the coding sequence ATGACCACGTCGACTCTTTCCGCCCGGCGCACCGACGTCCGGTCCTGGCTGCCCGAATACGGCGTCTACCTCGCCGTCGGGCTGCTCGTTCTCTACAACGTCTTCTTCACCCCGTACTTCCTCACCCTCAGCAACCTGCGGATCCAGCTGATCCAGGTCGCCCCGATCGTGATCGTCGCGCTCGGGATGGCGCTGGTCATCGGTACCGAGGGCATCGACCTGTCGGTCGGGTCGGTGATGGCGCTGGCCGCCGCGCTGATCCCGCTCTATCTGGGGTACGGGGTGGTCGCCGCGATCGGGGTGTCACTGGCCGCCGGGATCGCGGTCGGCCTGATCAACGGCGTACTCGTGGCCCGGGTCGGGTTGCAGCCGATCGTCGCCACGCTGGCCGTGTTCGTCGGCGGTCGCGGCCTGGCCGTGGTGATCTCCGACGGGCAGCTCAAGGACATCCGCAACCCCGAGCTGCTCTACCTCGGTTCGGGGGACCTACTCGGCATCCCGGTGCTGGTGTGGATCGCCGCCGTCCTCGTCGCGATCGTCGCGTTCGTGCTGCGCCGCACCGTGTTCGGCCGCCGGCTGCTGGCCGTCGGCGGTAACCGGCGGGCCACCGAACTGGCCGGACTGCCGGTCAAACGGGTGCTGATCACCGTCTACGTGGTCTGCGCGGTTCTCGCCTCGATCGCCGGTCTGCTGTCGGTGGCCCGGATCCAGTCCAGCGACGCCTCCGCGGTGGGCCTGCTCATCGAACTGTCCGCGATCACCGCGGTCGTCGTCGGCGGCACCCCGCTCACCGGCGGAAAGGTCCGGATCCTCGGCACCGTCGCGGGCGCCCTGCTGATGCAGCTCGTGATCGCCACCATGATCAAGCACGATCTGGGGCCGTCGACGGCCGAGATGGCCCAGGCGGTCATCATCCTCGTCGCCGTCTACGTGGCCCGGGAGAGGAAGACCCGATGA